A genome region from Triticum aestivum cultivar Chinese Spring chromosome 2B, IWGSC CS RefSeq v2.1, whole genome shotgun sequence includes the following:
- the LOC123045807 gene encoding plant UBX domain-containing protein 1: MEAEYPQINPLLLCSRRRKREEDEGGLELLLSMDLDEEETRSEQQAPPRVPDKLKAVSQELGHDIRIFTSTTFELMTSKLSKADQEEDDDFYELQPSDYYKLISNRLAEQSKVLKTRKIREAELAAQRARLTKAVARVRFPDGYILEAEFHPSETVHSLVDLLMKVIARKDLPFYLYTVPPKKRIMDTSQDFYTIGFVPGANVFFSYDLPEGSELNTDAVKSGPYLREEIRTLDGLSLQSEPSDQPDDSKTNSDSAHQSYAFQSDSAPAAANKKSAKPKWFKR, translated from the exons ATGGAGGCAGAGTACCCCCAAATAAACCCTCTCCTCCTCTGCTCCAGGCGCCGGAAaagggaggaggacgagggagggcTCGAGCTGCTGCTGTCCATGGATCTCGACGAGGAGGAGACGCGCTCGGAGCAGCAGGCGCCGCCTCGGGTTCCG GACAAGCTGAAAGCAGTGTCACAAGAGCTTGGACATGACATCCGGATATTTACAAGCACAACATTTGAGCTAATGACTAGCAAATTGTCCAAGGCAGATCAGG AGGAAGACGATGACTTTTATGAGCTTCAGCCTAGTGATTATTACAAGTTGATTTCAAATAGGCTTGCAG AACAATCGAAAGTTCTGAAGACTCGTAAAATAAGGGAAGCAGAACTTGCTGCTCAACGAGCAAGGCTAACAAAG GCAGTGGCGAGGGTTCGATTCCCTGATGGTTACATTCTTGAGGCTGAGTTCCATCCATCAGAGACGGTACATAGTCTGGTGGATCTTCTCATGAAAGTAATTGCTAGAAAAGACCTGCCATTCTATCTTT ACACAGTTCCTCCAAAGAAGCGAATAATGGACACCTCGCAGGACTTCTACACAATTGGCTTTGTTCCTGGAGCTAATGTCTTCTTTTCTTATGATCTGCCAGAAG GGTCGGAGTTAAATACAGATGCTGTAAAATCCGGACCATATCTCCGTGAAGAAATTCGAACTTTGGATGGACTGTCACTTCAGTCGGAACCTTCTGACCAACCTGATGATTCAAAGACAAATTCTGATTCAGCTCATCAGTCTTATGCATTCCAATCTGATTCTGCACCAGCAGCAGCAAATAAGAAATCAGCCAAACCAAAGTGGTTCAAAAG GTGA